Genomic DNA from Panthera leo isolate Ple1 chromosome E3, P.leo_Ple1_pat1.1, whole genome shotgun sequence:
gtcaggccctgtgccgacaactccgagcctggagcctgcttcagaatctgtgactctctctctgtctctgcccctctcccgctcccgctctctgtctcaaaaaataaataagtgttaaaaaaaaaaaaagttgggagggGTTGTATTGAATGAAAATTCGTTGGAGAAAAGCAAGAATTCAGGATGATAATGGTTTCTCTTTGGCTGAGTTGCAGGGATGGTCGATTTCTTGTAGGAGATGTAATGTACATCTTTTCCTGTTAGGGCCTGTGAGGATGATTCTCTCCTGTGGAGGGTTCTTCCCTTGGGTCTGTAATTGACAACGCTTCCTACAATTGAGGTAGAACGGTTATGGCGGGAGTGCTCCCCCTTCTGGCCTGGTTTCCcttcattaattttcacatttttatgcaACAGATacttaatgagcacctactagaTGCCAGGGAACAAGCCAGTAAAGATTCCTGTTGTTGAAGAGTGAACAGCCTGGGGCAGGAAGTAGTTGAGAGATTAACAAATAAACAAGCGTATTTGGGAATTGGGGCAAAcgctgggaaaaaaaataaaacaggggtgtGAAATCAAAGGTAcctggagggtcagggaaggcctccttGAGGAAATAACATTTGATCTGAGGCCTGAGGGATAAAAAGGAGCCAGTGAAGTGAAAAGCTGAGGAGCGATCAGGAAGGAAAGCGGCAGGTGCAAAGACTTTGTTTGGAGCGAGGGACAGAGTAGTAGAGGGTTGAGATGGGAAATGGAGGCAGGTGCAGCCTCACTCAGACTTTGGAGGCCATGGTGTGGAGTGTTTATTTTGGTGTGGAGTGTTTATTTTAGGTAGAGGAAACACCActacagtgttctttttttatatatatgtttatttatttggggagacagagagcgcaggggaggggcagagagagagagaggatcccaaagcaggctctgcactgtcagcgcagagtcagacgcgaggctcgaacccatgaaccgtgagatcacagcctgagctgaaatcaagagtcagatgtttacccgactgagccgcccCGTCCCTATGGTGTCCTAAGCGGGAAAGTGCAGGGGAGGCAGCTGGAGAGCTAGTGAGGAGCTAGCGAACACGGAGCCTTCTCACCCTCTCGATTCCCCAATGCCCCACTCTTCCCCCTCCTAGCCACCCCAACCCGACCAAAGGGAAGTGGGGCCCTACCAGCTGGAGGGTCCCCTGGGGTTCGCCTGAAGCAAACAGGAAGCTGCCGCCCAGCGAGACGAGCCTGGGAACTGGCAACTGAGAAAGCAGGTCTCCTGGGTCCCTGGCCCCTTTCCCTGAGTGACTGCAGAGTGAAAGTGGAGACACAGCCACGTATACAGAGAGACAGATagctggaggaagaggaaaggaggggagagacggggtgggagtgggggcagaagAACAGATTTATTAAGAGTTAGGATTCCCGAGTTCTAGGGCTccctgtgtgatctcaggcaacaCCCTGCCCTTTGGGGGCCTCAATTTCCCTATTTCTAAATGGGTTCCTTCCATAGCTGAAGCAGGCAGGGGCTTCCCAAGTTCTTCCCCAGGAAGCAAAGGGGCACTGATCACCAGTCATCTCTCAGGACCGCTGTGCGGGAACTGCAGTAGCAACCTGGCACCCGCCCTTGGCCGCTGGCTGATGCTGACTCTCACTAACTGAGGGCCTACTATGCGCCAGGCGAAAAATGCGGCACGCATGCTGTCCTGTTGCCTCTTCACAAACAAGATTTTCATCGTGCTATCACTGTCCCCAGTTTACGGAGaaagaaactaaggcttagaTGAATGAAGGAACTTAGCCAAGTGGGAGACGGGGAGGATTCAAAGTCAAGTCTGCCAGATCCCAAAGTACGCGTGACGGGCCAGCTGTACAGAGTGGGAAGGAGGCCCAAGGCGTGtcggctgaatgaatgaatggggtaTGTGTGTGAAGGGAAATGATTTAGAGCCTGAGgttgaaggagggagggggagaaggagggagccccTAAAACTGGAGCCgcttaattcaacaaatatttattgggtgccgGCGATGTGCCAAGACTGTCCCAGGGCACTGCGCATTCAGTGGTGAGCAGGACCAAGTCTCTGCCTTGAGGGCTTATACTCTAGtgggaggaacagaaagggaTACACAAATAAGCTCATTTCACATGGTGCGAGGTGTCGGGATGAAAATAAAAGTGTGTCAGGGTAGAGACAGGTTTTGTGGGTCCGGAGGGGTGCCAAGGGAAGGGGACTGGAGGCGTGACCACCCCTTCctccccggggggtgggggggggggaactgcctgcccgcctgcccgcccCCACAGACACTCATGGTTCAgtgccccccaggcccccacctgcccccagcatCCACCGCGCGGCCAAGCTGGGTGCCCCGGGGAGTCTGGCCGCCATGCcacctcctcttctcctcttcttcctcctcttcctgaccCCTGAGGGAGTCAGGCCCCAGAAAACACTGCTGGTGGAGGCTAAAGGTACGTCCAAAGGGTACAGATGGAAGGAGTTGGGGCTGGAAACTTGGGCCTGCCAGGGTGCCCTTGACCAAGTAACTATCCTCTCTGGGCCTTCATTTTATTATCCGTAAAACTCAGAGAGGGGTCGGAAGGACTCTGAGCTCATCCACTTCCAGCTTGTGGGGTCGCTGGGTTATCACCCAGTGTGAGGAATGAAGGGGGCTAAgagttcccctctctctctctctctctctctctcctcagaggGAGGCAAAGCTGAGCTGCCATGCCTCAAAGGTCCCTCAGATGGTCCCCCTGAGCAGCAGGCCTGGTTTCAGGGGGCTCAGTCAGAGCTGGACCCAGGTTCACAAGGCCTGGGCATCCAGAAGGGGCCCCTGGGCCTCCAGCTCCTCATCTTCAACGTCTCTGACCAGATGGGGGGCTTCTACGTGTGCCAGCTGGGGCCCCCTTCTGAGCAGGCCTGGCAGTCTGGCTGGACAGTCAGCGTGGAGGGCAGCGGTGAGGTCTGGGctagggcagggaggggtggatgAGAAGAGGGAGGCCCCACGGATGGAGGATGGTCCGGCAGTGAAGACAGATTTGCAGGGAGGGGTCGGAGGGTCTGCGGGACAGGCACGCAGCTAGTTTTAGGTGGCTCCTAAAAACTCCTGTGGCTTCGTGACTTCCACCCTGAGCTGTTCCAGATGTCTTTCACTCTTGTCTGTCTCTGagttccatttctctctctggatctctctgggtctttgtccctctctgtctctcttcctctcctggatGTGTCTGTATCTGGTTCTGGGTCTTTTCCCAGGGGAGCTGTTCCGCTGGAATGCTTCATACCTAAATGACCCAGGCTGTGGCCTGGGGAACAGGTCCTCAGAGGGCCCCAAGCCCTCTTCTGGTTACCCCACAAGCTCCCAGCTGTACGTGTGGGCCAAAGGCCACCCTGAGATCTGGGAGACAGACCCTGAATGTGCCTCGCCCAGGGGCAGTCTGAACCAGAGCCTCAACCAAGGTAAGGTGCTGGGGAGATGCCAGGAAGCGGGGGTGCCAGGGAGGCGGGATGGCGATTGGGAACCGGAGGGTGTGCAGGGAGGAGACCCCAAGGATTACACTTTCCTAGCCTTGGCTCTCCCTGCCCCAGACCTCACCGTGGCCCCTGGCTCCACATTCTGGCTGCCCTGTGAGGTGCCCCCTGCCTCCGTGGCCAGAGGCCCCATCTCCTGGACCCTCGTGCGCCCCAAGAAGCATAACATCTCATTGCTGCACTTAAACCTGAGGGAGGATGCCCCGGTCAGAGAGATGTGGGTCCTAGACACCCTCAGGGGAGGGGCTGTTCTGTTGCTGCCCCAGGCCACCGCTCGAGACGCTGGCACCTATCATTGTTACCATGGCAACATGACCATCGAGATGCAGCTGAAGGTCACTGCCCAGTCAGGTAGAGTTTCTCCCAATTGTGGGGCACCCGTGTGGGGCTACTGGGAAGAACTGGAAGCCAGTCGACCTTGGCGCCCCAACCTGAGAGCTAGTGCCAGGCTCATCCCAAACCCCAGCTTCCATACTGAACACTGATTCCATCTCCCGTCCTCCCTTGTTTCCAAGTCACGACTTTTCTGGGTCGTCTCCTCCTACTGGTTGCTCCTTCCCACAAGCTTTGACAgggtcctccttcctccccaatCCTCACCGTTGGAGCTCTGAGGCCTCTTCTTACACCGTCAGCACCCTCTCGTCCTGGTCTACCCATTCTTCctgtttccctcctctcctcccatgGGTCCTTAGGCCACCGTGCCTTAGTGACTCGATTCCGGTTTCCATACACCTCACACCCAGCCATTTCCTGGAACTGCCATTCGATGTTCCATAGACACTGCAGGCTCAAAAGACACAAAGCCAAACCCCACATCTTCCTGGAGTGTAGTCTTTTGGGTGTCCCTGTGTAAGTGAAGGGCACTACCACCTGCCCACAGGCCAGAGCCAGGAACCTGGgtatctttccttttcctcacccATCCATCAACCCAGTCACAAGTGCTCTGCCCATTCTGTCCCCCTTAATACAATCCTCCTGTGGTACCCCAACCACAGTTCTCAAACTCAGCCTCAACTTTCACTCCCATCACACTGTGGCTTCCCACCTCTGACCCTGTGAACTTGACTCTGTCCTTCACTTTGAAAATGACTGTCCTTAACATGCTCCCCTTAATCCTAACATAGAGTCTAACTATAGTCATGGTTTGTTCAATAGATACTGCcccaggccccatgtcaggctctggggcACAGTCTGTGacctcagagggagggagaagagctcTCCTTGTAGCTTGTGATTTTGAGGACCTGTGTCTTGCTCATGTTCCCAAGATTTACGGTCCTTTGAGGTCCCGAGGCTGGGAGGCAGGATGCCAGCCTGGGGCCCTCATCTCATACCTGCTTCTCCCTATCAGTAAGACACTGGCTGCTGGAGGCTGGTGGCTGGAAAGTCCCCGTTGTGCCATTACTTTATCTGATCATCTGCCTGGGGTCCCTGGTGAGCTTTGTTCATCTTCGAAGAGGTGAGTCATGTCCCCCAGCCCATCTGCCTAACCCACCCCATCTTCCTCAGGACAGCCAACACTGGCCAGTCTGACAACCAACCATCTTTCTCCCCTCGCATACCTTCCCCACAGGCCTCCAGTCCTGTCCCCAACTCCTCTAACCGCCCTCCAAAGTTACCGGGCCCCTTGGATTTTGAAGTCCCATCCCCTCCATGGACCCAAGTGGCCTCCCCGGTGCCCCGCCAAACTTCACCCTGCCTCCTCTGATCACTCCTCTTAACTCCCACCAGCCCTGAtcctcaggaagaaaagaaagcgaATGACCGATCCCACCAGAAGGTAACGATGCGAGCGCACCCGCAGTCTCCCATTCCTGCACTTTTGCTTTATGCTTTGCACTTACTGTTTCCTCTGCTCAGCATGTCTTTCCCCCTTCTCTACCGCTGAAATACTGCCCAAGCTTCAAAGCCCAGCTCCAAAGCTACCTCCTCTGTGAAGACCTCCTTGGAGTGATCCCAAACCCCTCAATAGGCTGTGCCAGAACACAGGAGCTAAACACAAGTGGCTACATCTTATCTTCCAAGGGCCTGGCCTCACTGTGCAACTCCTCTTCCTTCGCCAGGTTCTTCAAAGTGACGCCTTCCCCGGGAAGCGGGTCCCAGAATCAGTACGGGAACGTGCTCTCCCTTCCCACGCCCACCTCTGGGACGGGTAGGAGGCACCGCCCACTCTCTGACTCCAAGCTAGAACCCCACCCATTTTCCCCGGTCACTCCAATCCCCTGAGGGCCCGGCCTTCCCGAGCTCCGAGCGCCGCCTTCAGGAAAAAGCCCGCCCCCGGGCGCGGGGTCCCGCCCAGATCGGAGCCCCGCCCCTAGCGCCGTGGCCGTACCCCAGGGCTAATAGCCCCGCCCCCAGGACGCGGGCCCCGAGGTCCAGTTCCGAGAGCCGCACCTCCCGGGAGACGTAGGCCACGCCCCCAGCTGGCACAGCCTCCAGTGCCCCGCCGAGCCCGCAGCTTCCTCTCCTTTGCCCAGCCTCGCAGACCCTTAGCCTTGACCGCCCCCATCTCTTTTCTCCCGCCCCGTTACAACGTTCCTCCCGCCAGGACGCGCCCTAAGGTGGGCTGCAGGCCTGGGGGCCGCCGTCCAGTCGTACGGAAACCCGCGCAGCGACGTACAGGAGGTCGGAGCCGCGGGGCCCCGGAGCCCGCCACCAGCAGGTGATTGCGGGGCTGGGCAGGGGTCCCCACGTGGAGCGTGTGGGAGCGGTCTGTGTCAGGAAGAGTGGACTGGGGcctgaaggggggggggcgggggctgtgaCTCGGTTCCCACTTGTGTCCCCAAACCCCAGgcccagaagaagaggaaggggaagcctATGAGGAGCCGGACAGTGAGGAGGGCTCCGAGTTCTACGAGAATGACTCCAACCTCGGGCAGGACCAACTCTCCCAGGGTAAGACTGCGCTCCCCGCGGCTGCCCCACCTCCTCAGCGGCGGGCTCTGGGCCCTCGCTGGacccccttccttctccaccaGATGGCAGCGGCTATGAGAACCCTGAGGACGACGCCTTGGGTCCCGGGGATGAAGACTCCTTCTCCAGCGGTCAGTTGGGGTCCTTGCGGGGCCTCAGCGACTTGGGAGGACCCAGAGGGCTGTGGCGCCCCTACAGGGCAGGAGTGGTCTctggagttctctttttttcctgcagcaGCCGAGTCTTATGAGAATGAGGATGAAGAGCTGGCTGAGCCAGTCGCCAGGACAGCAGGCATGTGTGAGGATGGTCAGGGtaatgtgggtgtgggtgtgtggggggtgacctggaggccagcaggaataacttccttcttccttctctagaCTTCCTGAGCCCCCATGGGTCTGCCTGGGATCCCAGCAGGGAGGCAACCTCTCTTGGTGAGAAATGGCTAGGGACCCTCCTGCCTTGCCCAGATGGGGTTGACTTGGCCTCAGCGCTGACTCCACACTCAACCTTGACCTTGACTCCGACCCCGGGCCTAATCCTGGTCTTAGATGGACTCCTAACCTTAACCTCCACCCCAATCCTGATCCCAGTATTTACCCCATCCCCAACTGTGAACATCAGCTCTGATCCCAATCCGATTCCAGCCTGGATTTTGACCTCCACCTCACTGCAGCCCCAGCGCAAACGGCAGCTTTGACCCCAGTTGTCTCTACAACCTCCTCCTCACTGTGACTCTGACTTTGACTTCTTCCGGTTGGGTTCTTGACATGGATTATAATCTAATCCATACCTGACCGTAATCACTCCTTCCTAGTACCCACGGATCAAGCCTTCCACCTTGCTCTGCCTCTCAGATTCCCTCTGTATGTCAGGCCGCACTTCCCTTCCCCAAGCCCCCAGCATGGCGCTAGGCCTCCCAACTCTCCTGCCCACGCAGGGTCCCAGTCCTACGAGGATATGAGAGGGATCCTGTATGCAGCCCCCCAGCTCCGCTCCCTTCGGGCCCAGCCGGGTCCTAATCATGAGGAAGGTGGGTGCTTCTCCTGCTGTCCCTGCTGTCCTCTGAGACTTACCCCCTCCCAGTCTACTCTGTCTCCACCTGTACCTTACTCCTCCCGGTCCTAATCAGATGCAGACTCTTATGAGAACATGGACAATCCCAATGGGCCAGAACCagcatggggaggagggggccgcATGGGCACCTGGAACACTAGGTGATTCCTTCCAGGTGAGCTGGGAAATGCCCTctaaggaagggggagaaagcgGGGGAGGAGTAGGGGTGGATGTGGTTctcggggagggagaggggaaaggttTCCCGAGGCCTGGGGTTCAGGGGAAGGGCTCCTGGAACCTCCTCGTCACCATCTCTTCTACATAGCCTGGGCCTCCTTAGGCCCCCGAGATCCATACTGGATTCTGAAATCTGGGACCCCAAGCAGACAGTGTCGACTTCTGGAGCAGCGTTGACTCGgatgtgtatatctgtgtgtgtgagcgcacgtgtgtgtgtgtgtgtgtgtgtgtgtgtgtgtgtaccaatgAAACTTTGGCTCCCTTTACTTACTCCAAATAAATTCAGTGACTTCTAATCCTATGACGTAAATGCCCTTgtatgggagggggagggaaggtgaCGATGTGTGTACTCCCCTCTCGAATCCAGCAGAGGACGGAGAGCTGCATCCTGGGTACGATGGGGCCTCTTCCCTCCTGTGATTTGGCCTGCATCTGTTTAGCCACCATTCATTCAGCAGCTGGGGGTGCCCAGTGAAGAGAAAGCCATCCAGGAGTTGGCAGTCATCGCTGACATGTACTGAGCATCTCCtggggggcccgggtggctcagttggttaagcgtcaacttcggctcaggtcgtgtgatctcatggttcctgagttcgagccccgcactgggctctgagctgacagttggagcctacttcagatcctggctccctctctctctgaccctcccctgaccgcacgcacgctctgtctctcaaaaataaataaacataaaaaaaaatttactgagcaTCTCCTACGTTCCAACACCAGTTAACTATTTAatccttaaaagtattttttttaacgtttatttatttttgagagagcgtgtgctcctgtgcgcacacacacgggcacacaagtgggggagggacagagagggagacagaggagccccGTGCCAGACTGGAGACccagtccctctcctgctccagaAGGTTCAATGTGCTATAGAAGACTGACTAGAGTTTTCAGTCCTTACACACTTTATTGCCAGAATTTCGCTTAATGTACCCATTTTTTTCTTCGCAATGCCCTGTTATTTCGAGACCGtcttccttctttatctctgAACCTTTACAACTTACTTTCTGTGTGTTAACACTATTCTGTGCCATGCATTGTGCTaataagtgctttacaaatagcatctcattttatccttacaaCAATCCTTTGAGGGAGGGACGCTAAAATTATTCTGTTTACACCTGGGAAGCCTGAGTCATGGAGAAATTAAATACTTCCTGCTAACTGACCTTAGGTAACTTACTTAAGTCCAGGGACCCTCAGTTTCCCCGACTGTCTAATAGCATTAGGGAGGGGGCATGGTGTGGTTACCATTATCTGTATACTGGGTTGAATTTCCCCGTGGTGATGTCAAGGTCTCTTTGACTTCTTCATGTTTCTCCTGAGCTTCCTGGGCCCCACTGCCGGGGGGCCAGCAGTGACTTTTTCCCTCCACTGTCTGTTGGGTGACTTGCTTCCATTCTGCATCCCAGAGCCCgtgggtggattttttttctgtcttctgtgccCAGCCCTTTCTCAGCTCCTGGTTTTGGGCAAGCCACTGAGTTTCCTTTCTCTGCTGTCCCTGGGGCCTCAGCTTGACCTCTGTCCCCATGTGGGTATGAAAACCCCAATCCTAGGGATCTCGGTGTCCCCGTGGAGTGCTAGACTTCAGCCACCTCTCagcattgtggctttgatttccttctttatttctagcACCAGGAAGATTGTGTTGCTGTTGAGCTCagatatctattttaaaaagaagaagaaggcgtgccttggtggttcagtcacttgagcatctgactttggctcaggtcatgatctcatggttcattagttcgagccccaagtcaggctctgtgctgacagctcagagcctggagcctgctttggattctgtgtctcgccctctctctctgacccacccagctcacactctgtctttctcaaaaataaacatctaaaaaaatttttttaggggcgcctgggtggttcagttggttaagtggccaacttcagctcaggtcatgatttcgcagttcgtgagtttgagccccacgttaggctctgtgctgatagctcagaacctggagccagcttcagattctgtgtctccctctctctgcccctcccctgcttgtgctttgtctctctctgtctcttaaaaaatgaataaacattaaatttttttaataaataattttttttaattaaaaaaaaaaaagaagaggggtgcctggctggcttagtcagtagaggaCGCAGCTCTTGATTACggagttgtaagtttgagccccatgtcggatgtagagattacttaaaaataaaatatttaggggtgcctgcgtggctcagtcgggtgagtgtctgacatcagctcaggtcatgatctcatagttcgtgagttcgagccccacactgggctttgcgctgatagggcagagcctgctttggattctctgtctccgtctctctctgtcccttccctgctcatgctttctcaaaaataaacattaaaaaaattaaaaacaaaatcttcaaaataaaagcaaacttccTGTATCTTGCATAGTATATGTTTGGAGTGTGGGAGGTGGGATATGTACCTCCAGCGTTACCTGGGTTTCCATTCTGGAATGGAGTTTctgtggcaaagaaaaaaaatgcaagaataaGAAATCCAGATCTAGCTCAGCATTCAAACACCCACCTTACCCTTCAGTCAAAGGAAGCTCTCCAAATCGCCATAATCCCCACCCTTCCCTATTACCTTTCATCCACCCGCTTCAGTCCATTGAACTTTCCTGCCTGTGCCTGAAGCATTCGAGCACGTGACTCCGGGTAAAAACATCCTGCCTTCTTGAGGGCAAATCCATGCCGGGGTCTTCTTTGTGCCCCTGGTGCCTAG
This window encodes:
- the CD19 gene encoding B-lymphocyte antigen CD19 isoform X3: MPPPLLLFFLLFLTPEGVRPQKTLLVEAKEGGKAELPCLKGPSDGPPEQQAWFQGAQSELDPGSQGLGIQKGPLGLQLLIFNVSDQMGGFYVCQLGPPSEQAWQSGWTVSVEGSGELFRWNASYLNDPGCGLGNRSSEGPKPSSGYPTSSQLYVWAKGHPEIWETDPECASPRGSLNQSLNQDLTVAPGSTFWLPCEVPPASVARGPISWTLVRPKKHNISLLHLNLREDAPVREMWVLDTLRGGAVLLLPQATARDAGTYHCYHGNMTIEMQLKVTAQSVRHWLLEAGGWKVPVVPLLYLIICLGSLVSFVHLRRALILRKKRKRMTDPTRRFFKVTPSPGSGSQNQYGNVLSLPTPTSGTGRALRWAAGLGAAVQSYGNPRSDVQEVGAAGPRSPPPAGPEEEEGEAYEEPDSEEGSEFYENDSNLGQDQLSQDGSGYENPEDDALGPGDEDSFSSAESYENEDEELAEPVARTADFLSPHGSAWDPSREATSLGSQSYEDMRGILYAAPQLRSLRAQPGPNHEEDADSYENMDNPNGPEPAWGGGGRMGTWNTR
- the CD19 gene encoding B-lymphocyte antigen CD19 isoform X2, with the translated sequence MPPPLLLFFLLFLTPEGVRPQKTLLVEAKEGGKAELPCLKGPSDGPPEQQAWFQGAQSELDPGSQGLGIQKGPLGLQLLIFNVSDQMGGFYVCQLGPPSEQAWQSGWTVSVEGSGELFRWNASYLNDPGCGLGNRSSEGPKPSSGYPTSSQLYVWAKGHPEIWETDPECASPRGSLNQSLNQDLTVAPGSTFWLPCEVPPASVARGPISWTLVRPKKHNISLLHLNLREDAPVREMWVLDTLRGGAVLLLPQATARDAGTYHCYHGNMTIEMQLKVTAQSVRHWLLEAGGWKVPVVPLLYLIICLGSLVSFVHLRRALILRKKRKRMTDPTRRFFKVTPSPGSGSQNQYGNVLSLPTPTSGTGRALRWAAGLGAAVQSYGNPRSDVQEVGAAGPRSPPPAGPEEEEGEAYEEPDSEEGSEFYENDSNLGQDQLSQDGSGYENPEDDALGPGDEDSFSSAAESYENEDEELAEPVARTADFLSPHGSAWDPSREATSLGSQSYEDMRGILYAAPQLRSLRAQPGPNHEEDADSYENMDNPNGPEPAWGGGGRMGTWNTR
- the CD19 gene encoding B-lymphocyte antigen CD19 isoform X1, with the protein product MPPPLLLFFLLFLTPEGVRPQKTLLVEAKEGGKAELPCLKGPSDGPPEQQAWFQGAQSELDPGSQGLGIQKGPLGLQLLIFNVSDQMGGFYVCQLGPPSEQAWQSGWTVSVEGSGELFRWNASYLNDPGCGLGNRSSEGPKPSSGYPTSSQLYVWAKGHPEIWETDPECASPRGSLNQSLNQDLTVAPGSTFWLPCEVPPASVARGPISWTLVRPKKHNISLLHLNLREDAPVREMWVLDTLRGGAVLLLPQATARDAGTYHCYHGNMTIEMQLKVTAQSVRHWLLEAGGWKVPVVPLLYLIICLGSLVSFVHLRRALILRKKRKRMTDPTRRFFKVTPSPGSGSQNQYGNVLSLPTPTSGTGRALRWAAGLGAAVQSYGNPRSDVQEVGAAGPRSPPPAGPEEEEGEAYEEPDSEEGSEFYENDSNLGQDQLSQDGSGYENPEDDALGPGDEDSFSSAAESYENEDEELAEPVARTADFLSPHGSAWDPSREATSLGEKWLGTLLPCPDGVDLASALTPHSTLTLTPTPGLILVLDGLLTLTSTPILIPVFTPSPTVNISSDPNPIPAWILTSTSLQPQRKRQL
- the CD19 gene encoding B-lymphocyte antigen CD19 isoform X4, whose translation is MCLYLVLGLFPGELFRWNASYLNDPGCGLGNRSSEGPKPSSGYPTSSQLYVWAKGHPEIWETDPECASPRGSLNQSLNQDLTVAPGSTFWLPCEVPPASVARGPISWTLVRPKKHNISLLHLNLREDAPVREMWVLDTLRGGAVLLLPQATARDAGTYHCYHGNMTIEMQLKVTAQSVRHWLLEAGGWKVPVVPLLYLIICLGSLVSFVHLRRALILRKKRKRMTDPTRRFFKVTPSPGSGSQNQYGNVLSLPTPTSGTGRALRWAAGLGAAVQSYGNPRSDVQEVGAAGPRSPPPAGPEEEEGEAYEEPDSEEGSEFYENDSNLGQDQLSQDGSGYENPEDDALGPGDEDSFSSAAESYENEDEELAEPVARTADFLSPHGSAWDPSREATSLGSQSYEDMRGILYAAPQLRSLRAQPGPNHEEDADSYENMDNPNGPEPAWGGGGRMGTWNTR